From the genome of Pedobacter sp. MC2016-14, one region includes:
- a CDS encoding CHAP domain-containing protein, whose product MAKAWILFCLICCAFAFSSWVPHRNLLEVAIAEIGVREATGHNDGLRVGEYQRAAACSKGDPWCACFVSWVFKQAGYVQPRTGWSPALFPPSRLVIKPKRGCVFGIYVASKKRIAHCGIIERVHGSRLYTIEGNTDIKGSSEGDGVYRKVRHLNRIKYFAEWRG is encoded by the coding sequence ATGGCAAAAGCTTGGATTTTATTTTGCCTCATTTGCTGTGCTTTTGCTTTCAGCAGTTGGGTGCCTCATCGCAATCTGCTAGAGGTTGCAATCGCCGAAATTGGCGTGAGGGAAGCTACAGGCCATAATGACGGGCTTAGGGTTGGCGAATACCAGCGGGCAGCGGCCTGCAGCAAAGGAGACCCCTGGTGCGCTTGTTTTGTAAGCTGGGTATTTAAACAAGCGGGTTATGTGCAACCCCGTACAGGTTGGTCGCCGGCACTATTCCCTCCCTCCAGATTGGTTATTAAGCCCAAAAGAGGGTGTGTATTTGGGATTTACGTTGCCTCAAAAAAAAGAATAGCCCATTGCGGCATCATTGAACGGGTACATGGAAGTAGATTGTACACCATAGAGGGCAATACGGATATAAAGGGCAGTAGCGAAGGCGATGGTGTATATCGAAAAGTCAGGCATTTAAACCGTATCAAATATTTTGCAGAATGGAGAGGTTGA
- a CDS encoding DUF6266 family protein: protein MGTYMKGILGSFSGKIGTVIGASWRGIDYMRSLSKKRTSPFNQNELGVQSRFTLMITFLRPIADLIRKGYQHVVGQTPMNRAVSVNLKEAVTGVAPDYSVNYAALKFGSGPLLPAGPELAVTAVAGKKVRFVWVDSSSGEDTSKATDKFILLLYSVEKKAFVRLYDGGIRSEQECEMIVPSSFVGNTVHAYIMFETTDGKKVSDSQYGGLVTILA, encoded by the coding sequence ATGGGAACTTACATGAAAGGGATCCTGGGCTCATTCTCAGGAAAAATTGGTACAGTAATAGGCGCCAGCTGGCGTGGAATAGACTACATGAGGAGTCTTTCTAAAAAACGAACAAGTCCGTTTAATCAGAATGAACTGGGTGTACAATCCAGGTTTACATTGATGATCACTTTTTTAAGGCCTATTGCAGACTTGATAAGGAAAGGTTACCAGCATGTAGTTGGGCAGACCCCAATGAACAGGGCGGTGTCGGTTAATTTAAAGGAAGCGGTAACTGGTGTTGCGCCAGACTATTCGGTTAACTATGCTGCACTTAAGTTTGGTAGTGGACCGCTATTGCCGGCTGGTCCGGAATTGGCGGTAACAGCCGTAGCGGGTAAAAAAGTAAGGTTTGTTTGGGTAGACAGTTCATCTGGTGAGGATACCTCTAAAGCAACCGACAAGTTTATCCTGTTGCTGTACAGCGTGGAGAAAAAGGCCTTTGTACGCCTTTATGATGGCGGAATTAGGTCTGAACAGGAATGTGAAATGATTGTGCCCTCAAGCTTTGTGGGAAATACGGTGCATGCTTACATCATGTTTGAAACTACAGATGGTAAAAAAGTAAGCGACAGCCAATACGGTGGCCTGGTTACCATATTAGCCTAA